In Panacibacter ginsenosidivorans, the following proteins share a genomic window:
- a CDS encoding DUF7948 domain-containing protein — protein sequence MEFVENKGQWDSKVKFKSDMGGSAFYLQQHGYKVMLNNKEDLQKLAAKYSGHFHNNEGTSSVATKMALSAAGQPVVVHSHAYEVNFVGSSPTALAIPDKPVDTYNNYFYGTDSSKWASGCRIFQGVTYKDIYPGIDARYYSDKGNLKYDLIVSPNADINKIALRFDGVDGLAVKNGNLIVKTSIGEVSELRPYCYQLDGKGRADVDAKYVIDGNTVRFKINNYSKSSTLIIDPTLIFASFTASISDNWGYTATYDGSGNFYAGGIAFANGYPTSIGAFQQTFGGGVNDGPLTGGYDIALIKLSPNGTSRLYGTYLGGSGNEQPHSLVVDHSGNLVIAGRTNSGNFPIKTATFGSGGGFDIFITVMNSAGTALIGSRKIGGSKDDGVNIRSKEIGGPLSITRNYGDDARSEVIVDGNNNIYLASCTQSSDYPTTAGAFQGSFGGQQDGVVIKASNDLSNILLSSFLGGTGDDAAFVLALNPTNNNIYIAGATTSNDLAGTSNFNGPILFNSFKGGVCDGFISLINNTGTILTRTTYVSSGADNSDDLIYGIDFDRKGFPYIMGTTTVPFPLVGNPAFNTQATGKQFITKMQPLLNGIIYSTNFGKSGYSVPDISPTAFLVDRCENVYVAGWGGGINKGSGYPNAGTLGLRTTANAIRPTSDGSDFYFFILEKNALSQLYGTFYGNIDLTADVGDHVDGGTSRYDSEGIIYEALCANCGTVGTFPTSPPGVWGPSNPAQTGAQCNEAMLKIAFEFAGVGSGIRSAIAGVPRDTSGCVPLTVDFTDTIANGKKYIWNFGDGTPDTNTTTASASHTFNSVGRFHVRLVSIDSATCNIADTSYLNIKVGDNKASVSLSALKLDPCEALLYQFNNTSVAPPALPFSAGSFEWSFGDGNTLVSNAPSVTHSYAAPGTYNVALRLIDTGYCNYPDSATLALRVADNVDALFETPASGCVPYTAAFNNISIGGSQFTWNFGDGTTSTDESPTHLYATPGTYTVKMVATDPNTCNKIDSAQQTIIVSASPTAAFTYSPQVPKENQEYTFTNFSRAAVLYKWDFGDGDTIITTKIDTTIKHTFNATATFNVCLTAYNEFGCDSTVCTPISAIIVPLVDVPNAFTPNGDGTNDFVRVRGFGIEKMDWRIYNRWGTMIFHSTTLKETWDGRYNGTIQPQEVYVYVLDVTFSDGTKYRKTGDITLLR from the coding sequence ATGGAGTTTGTAGAAAACAAAGGTCAGTGGGATAGTAAAGTGAAGTTTAAAAGTGATATGGGTGGCAGTGCTTTTTATTTACAGCAGCATGGTTATAAAGTAATGCTGAATAATAAAGAAGATCTCCAAAAATTAGCGGCGAAATATTCCGGGCATTTTCATAACAATGAAGGCACCAGCAGCGTTGCCACAAAAATGGCGTTGTCGGCCGCCGGGCAGCCTGTAGTGGTACACTCACATGCTTATGAAGTAAATTTTGTTGGCTCTTCTCCAACTGCGCTTGCCATCCCCGATAAACCAGTAGATACCTATAACAATTATTTCTACGGAACTGATTCCAGTAAATGGGCATCCGGCTGTCGCATTTTTCAGGGCGTGACTTACAAGGATATTTATCCAGGTATTGATGCAAGATATTATTCAGATAAGGGCAATCTTAAATATGATCTTATTGTAAGCCCAAATGCAGACATTAATAAAATAGCATTGCGTTTTGATGGGGTGGATGGTCTTGCAGTAAAGAATGGAAACCTTATTGTAAAAACTTCGATAGGAGAAGTTTCTGAGTTACGCCCTTATTGCTACCAGCTTGATGGAAAAGGAAGAGCAGATGTAGATGCAAAATATGTTATTGATGGAAATACGGTTCGCTTTAAGATCAACAATTATTCTAAATCTTCTACACTAATCATAGATCCCACTTTGATCTTTGCAAGTTTCACTGCCAGCATAAGTGATAACTGGGGTTATACTGCCACTTATGATGGTTCCGGTAATTTTTATGCGGGAGGCATTGCATTTGCAAATGGTTATCCAACAAGCATTGGAGCTTTTCAGCAAACATTTGGAGGAGGCGTTAATGATGGGCCTCTAACTGGTGGGTATGACATTGCTTTGATAAAATTAAGCCCGAATGGTACCAGCAGGTTATATGGCACTTATCTAGGTGGCAGTGGTAATGAGCAACCACATAGTCTTGTGGTAGATCATTCTGGTAACCTGGTTATAGCAGGCCGTACCAATTCAGGTAATTTTCCAATAAAGACTGCCACCTTCGGCAGCGGTGGTGGATTTGACATTTTTATTACTGTAATGAATTCTGCCGGTACAGCTTTGATTGGTTCAAGAAAAATAGGTGGCAGCAAGGATGATGGTGTTAATATCAGGTCAAAAGAAATTGGCGGGCCTTTAAGTATTACCCGAAATTATGGTGATGATGCAAGAAGTGAAGTAATTGTTGACGGCAATAATAACATATACCTGGCTTCTTGTACACAATCATCAGATTATCCCACAACAGCAGGTGCTTTCCAGGGCAGTTTTGGAGGTCAGCAGGATGGAGTAGTTATCAAAGCGAGTAATGACCTTTCTAATATTCTCCTGAGTTCTTTTCTTGGTGGCACTGGTGATGACGCCGCCTTTGTATTGGCACTAAATCCTACCAATAACAATATTTATATAGCCGGGGCTACGACCAGTAATGATTTAGCAGGGACGAGTAATTTTAATGGCCCTATCCTCTTCAACTCATTTAAGGGAGGGGTATGCGATGGTTTTATTTCTCTAATAAATAATACCGGTACCATATTAACAAGAACTACTTATGTTTCATCAGGGGCCGATAATAGTGACGACCTAATATATGGCATTGATTTCGACCGCAAAGGTTTCCCTTATATAATGGGTACTACTACAGTACCTTTCCCGCTCGTAGGCAATCCTGCCTTTAATACGCAGGCTACAGGCAAGCAATTTATCACCAAGATGCAACCTCTTCTAAATGGCATTATATACTCTACCAATTTTGGTAAATCAGGGTACAGCGTTCCTGATATTTCGCCAACTGCTTTCCTGGTAGACAGGTGTGAGAACGTATATGTTGCAGGCTGGGGTGGGGGAATTAATAAAGGTTCAGGATATCCTAATGCAGGTACGTTAGGTTTAAGAACAACAGCTAATGCCATACGCCCTACTTCTGATGGAAGTGACTTTTATTTTTTTATACTGGAAAAAAATGCATTGAGCCAGCTATATGGCACTTTCTATGGTAACATAGATCTCACTGCTGATGTTGGAGACCATGTTGATGGGGGCACCAGTCGTTATGACAGTGAAGGTATTATTTATGAAGCTCTTTGTGCTAACTGTGGTACCGTAGGAACATTTCCAACTTCACCTCCCGGCGTTTGGGGCCCTTCTAACCCTGCTCAAACAGGTGCCCAATGCAACGAGGCTATGCTTAAAATTGCTTTTGAATTTGCCGGGGTTGGTTCTGGAATTCGCTCTGCTATTGCTGGTGTTCCAAGAGATACTTCCGGTTGTGTACCACTTACGGTTGATTTTACAGATACCATTGCAAACGGTAAAAAATATATATGGAATTTTGGTGACGGAACACCTGATACCAATACAACCACCGCTTCCGCAAGTCATACCTTTAATAGTGTTGGCAGGTTTCACGTAAGATTGGTATCTATTGATTCAGCTACGTGTAATATTGCCGATACATCTTACCTGAATATAAAAGTAGGCGATAATAAAGCTTCTGTAAGCCTTAGTGCTTTAAAATTAGACCCTTGCGAAGCATTGCTCTACCAGTTTAATAATACATCCGTTGCTCCGCCGGCACTTCCTTTTAGTGCAGGAAGCTTTGAATGGAGTTTTGGAGACGGTAATACACTTGTAAGCAATGCCCCTTCTGTTACCCATAGTTATGCAGCACCAGGTACCTATAATGTAGCATTGCGTTTAATTGATACAGGCTATTGCAATTACCCGGATTCTGCAACACTTGCATTAAGGGTTGCAGACAATGTTGATGCATTGTTTGAAACACCTGCATCCGGTTGTGTTCCATACACAGCAGCATTCAATAATATTTCGATAGGTGGATCTCAATTTACCTGGAATTTCGGTGATGGCACTACTTCAACTGATGAAAGTCCTACGCATCTATATGCTACGCCCGGAACTTACACAGTAAAAATGGTGGCTACAGATCCGAACACCTGTAACAAGATCGATAGTGCACAGCAAACAATAATTGTCAGTGCCTCTCCAACTGCAGCATTTACTTATTCACCGCAGGTGCCTAAAGAGAACCAGGAATATACCTTTACCAATTTTTCAAGAGCGGCGGTTTTATATAAATGGGATTTTGGTGATGGTGACACAATCATTACTACTAAAATTGACACAACCATAAAACATACTTTTAATGCTACCGCAACTTTTAATGTTTGCCTTACAGCTTATAATGAGTTTGGTTGTGACAGCACTGTTTGTACACCTATAAGTGCCATTATTGTCCCTCTGGTTGATGTTCCAAATGCATTTACACCAAATGGGGATGGAACAAACGATTTTGTAAGAGTGCGGGGGTTTGGCATTGAAAAGATGGATTGGCGAATTTATAACCGCTGGGGTACTATGATATTTCACAGTACCACTCTAAAAGAAACCTGGGATGGCCGTTATAATGGAACAATACAGCCACAGGAAGTATATGTGTACGTACTGGATGTAACATTTTCTGATGGGACCAAATACAGAAAAACGGGTGATATTACCCTACTGAGATAG
- a CDS encoding PorP/SprF family type IX secretion system membrane protein, whose product MRTKKNKYLKVLLAITACFCIAKLHAQDLHFSQYFNSPLLINPANTGFAPDVDYRVGINYRNQWASITPNPYKTMSAWGDVQLFNNRFDNGWVGLGGSLLRDQAGSGGLVSTKGFGSIAYHQLLGQNSLLSGGFNVGFINKRIDLGKLTFDNQWNNKFFDVTIPSGESFAYKSVTYLDLQLGLNYAYFPSDNAYFNAGFSVMHINRPKESFFANNITDVRVDPRFTVFMNGSYKVNNQWIVNPNVYVSKMGNVWETVAGLNAHYNLSGDGSSQLIGGIYLRLKDSFIPMFGYQWNTLAVTVSYDATSSTLGSYNQTRGAYELSIVKSGFFSPGGKNLKCPTVGF is encoded by the coding sequence ATGAGGACGAAGAAGAATAAATACCTGAAAGTATTACTTGCAATAACAGCTTGCTTTTGCATAGCTAAGTTGCATGCACAAGACCTGCACTTTTCCCAATATTTTAATTCTCCATTACTAATAAACCCTGCCAATACAGGATTTGCCCCGGATGTAGATTACAGGGTGGGCATCAACTATCGTAACCAATGGGCAAGTATTACACCCAATCCCTATAAAACAATGAGTGCATGGGGCGATGTACAGTTATTCAACAATCGTTTTGATAATGGCTGGGTTGGTTTAGGGGGCTCATTGTTGCGTGATCAGGCAGGCAGTGGCGGGCTTGTCAGCACTAAAGGTTTTGGTTCCATTGCTTATCACCAGTTACTTGGACAAAACAGTCTTTTAAGTGGTGGCTTTAATGTGGGTTTTATAAATAAAAGAATTGATCTTGGTAAACTTACGTTTGACAACCAGTGGAACAATAAATTCTTTGATGTGACCATTCCAAGCGGTGAATCTTTTGCATATAAATCTGTTACTTATCTTGATCTGCAGCTCGGTTTAAACTATGCATATTTCCCTAGCGATAATGCTTATTTCAACGCAGGCTTCAGCGTAATGCACATTAACAGGCCGAAAGAATCATTCTTTGCAAATAACATAACAGATGTTCGTGTTGACCCACGTTTTACTGTATTTATGAATGGTAGCTATAAAGTAAATAATCAGTGGATAGTAAACCCAAATGTATATGTAAGTAAAATGGGGAATGTGTGGGAAACCGTTGCAGGTCTTAATGCGCACTATAATCTTAGTGGCGATGGAAGCTCTCAATTGATTGGCGGCATATACTTACGTCTTAAAGACTCATTTATTCCTATGTTCGGCTATCAATGGAACACACTTGCCGTTACGGTAAGTTATGATGCCACCAGTTCTACACTTGGCAGTTATAACCAAACACGTGGTGCCTACGAATTGTCGATTGTGAAAAGCGGTTTCTTTAGTCCAGGTGGAAAAAATTTAAAATGTCCAACAGTAGGTTTTTAA